One Vibrio sp. CDRSL-10 TSBA genomic region harbors:
- a CDS encoding glutamate-5-semialdehyde dehydrogenase, with translation MDLTLMGKAAKQAAFQLATASTAQKNQALAIIADELEANADAILAANAKDIELGRAAGLTDALLDRLLLNEARLSAIAGDVRNVISLSDPVGSEIDSKVLENGMSLSRRRVPLGVVGVIYEARPNVTIDIAALCLKTGNASILRGGKETFFSNMELVKVIQSALQKADLPAASVQYIEKPDRELVTQLLKLDDYVDMIIPRGGAGLHKMCKENSTIPVIIGGFGISHIFVDASADLDKSVDVIENAKVQRPSACNALDTLLVHEAVAQPLLEKLIAKLGNKVSFVAEEKAQPLMTSAAEVRAAQAGDFDMEWLSYTLGVKVVKDVQEAIEHMREHNASHSDAIMTNDLFNAELFINSAGSAAVYVNASTRFTDGAQFGLGAEVAVSTQKLHARGPMGLEELTSYKWVGKANYLSRS, from the coding sequence GTGGATTTAACCTTGATGGGAAAAGCCGCCAAACAGGCCGCTTTTCAGTTAGCCACCGCCTCGACGGCACAGAAAAACCAGGCGCTGGCGATTATTGCCGATGAACTGGAAGCAAATGCTGATGCAATTCTGGCTGCGAATGCCAAAGATATTGAACTTGGCCGCGCAGCCGGTCTGACCGATGCGCTGCTGGATCGTCTTTTACTGAACGAAGCGCGCCTGAGCGCGATTGCCGGTGACGTGCGTAACGTGATCAGCCTGAGCGATCCGGTGGGCAGTGAAATTGACAGCAAGGTGCTGGAAAACGGCATGTCGCTTTCTCGCCGTCGCGTACCTCTGGGTGTGGTCGGTGTCATTTATGAAGCGCGTCCTAACGTGACCATCGATATTGCGGCATTGTGTCTGAAAACCGGTAATGCTTCTATTCTGCGTGGTGGTAAAGAGACCTTTTTCTCCAATATGGAACTGGTCAAAGTGATTCAGTCGGCGCTGCAGAAAGCGGATCTGCCTGCTGCATCAGTGCAGTACATTGAGAAACCGGATCGTGAACTGGTGACCCAACTGCTTAAACTGGATGACTACGTCGATATGATCATTCCGCGTGGTGGCGCTGGCCTGCACAAGATGTGTAAAGAGAACAGCACCATTCCTGTGATTATCGGCGGTTTTGGTATCAGCCACATTTTTGTCGATGCCAGTGCCGATCTGGATAAGTCAGTTGACGTGATTGAAAACGCCAAAGTGCAGCGTCCGTCGGCCTGTAACGCACTCGATACCTTGCTGGTGCATGAAGCCGTAGCGCAGCCGCTACTGGAAAAACTGATTGCCAAACTCGGCAACAAGGTCAGTTTTGTCGCGGAAGAAAAAGCGCAACCACTGATGACCTCAGCGGCGGAAGTCCGTGCGGCCCAGGCGGGTGATTTCGATATGGAATGGCTGAGCTACACCCTGGGCGTTAAAGTGGTTAAAGACGTGCAGGAAGCGATTGAGCACATGCGTGAGCACAATGCCAGTCACTCGGATGCCATCATGACCAATGACCTGTTCAATGCTGAACTCTTCATCAATTCTGCCGGTTCGGCTGCGGTGTACGTCAATGCTTCGACCCGCTTCACCGACGGTGCTCAGTTTGGTCTGGGGGCTGAAGTCGCGGTGTCTACTCAGAAGCTGCATGCACGCGGACCTATGGGCCTTGAAGAGCTGACCAGCTACAAATGG